A single Vigna radiata var. radiata cultivar VC1973A chromosome 8, Vradiata_ver6, whole genome shotgun sequence DNA region contains:
- the LOC106769698 gene encoding 65-kDa microtubule-associated protein 3 codes for MSKPQNDPLLQSETTCGTLLYELQIIWDEVGESETDRDRMLFELEQECLEVYRRKVDLANRSRAQLRQAIADCEAELAAICSSMGERPVHIRQTDQNVGSLKEEHARILPQLEEMQKRKSERRNQFIEVQEQIQSISIEIHGPREYIPAVIDETDLSVRKLEELHRQLHALQIEKSSRLKQVQEYLYTLNSLCSVLGLDFKQTINGIHPSLLESEGSKSVSNDTIQQLAVAIEELRGVKLQRMEKLQDLATTMLELWNLMDTPVEEQQMFQNVTCNIAASEHEVTEPNTLSVEFINLVEAEVARLEKLKSSKMKELVLKKRTELEEICRKTHLIPEIDNAVEYAVEAIESGSVDPACVLEQIELQVAQVKEEAFSRKEILERVEKWLAACDEESWLEEYNRDDNRYNAGRGAHLTLKRAEKARALVNKIPAMVDGLTSRTIAWEKEKGIEFTYDGIRLLSMLEEYTILRQEKEQERRRQRDLKKLQGQMIAEQEALYGSKPSPSKPQSVKKGSRMSTGGATSRRVSLGGAMLQTPKPDLKATRAMRKTDKGHQIEHLNYLDDGISGLSAARRGLDIAGVPVKKHSFGAGTQIIESPLTRQPFSPISSNNVASKANVANATDEHKPGEKLQRTLSLNNVPFTTPSKTATTLVDEENRTPKTMPIPFPATPSTVSIPMSMAMTPVPSSIIKNINLNSTLTNTAVPYGNDLVQEIDYSFEEKRLAYMMLA; via the exons ATGTCTAAACCTCAAAATGATCCCCTTCTGCAATCGGAAACAACTTGTGGAACACTTCTCTATGAGCTTCAG ATAATATGGGACGAAGTTGGGGAGTCTGAAACTGACAGAGATAGAATGTTGTTTGAGCTTGAACAAGAGTGCCTAGAAGTATACAGAAGGAAGGTAGATCTGGCAAATCGATCTAGGGCTCAATTAAGGCAGGCAATCGCTGATTGTGAGGCAGAACTTGCCGCTATTTGTTCATCAATGGGAGAGAGACCAGTGCATATTCGTCAG ACTGATCAAAATGTTGGTAGCCTCAAGGAAGAGCATGCAAGAATTCTTCCGCAGTTGGAGGAGATGCAAAAAAGGAAATCTGAGCGTAGAAATCAATTCATTGAAGTCCAAGAGCAGATTCAAAGCATTTCAATTGAAATACATGGTCCTAGAGAGTATATTCCCGCTGTCATAGATGAAACTGATTTATCCGTGAGAAAACTTGAAGAATTGCATAGGCAGTTACATGCACTTCAGATTGAGAAG AGTAGTCGCTTAAAGCAAGTCCAGGAGTACCTGTATACATTAAATTCTCTATGTTCAGTGCTTGGTTTGGACTTCAAGCAGACAATTAATGGAATTCATCCTAGTTTATTGGAATCAGAAGGATCTAAGAGTGTAAGTAATGACACCATTCAACAATTAGCGGTTGCTATAGAAGAACTGCGGGGGGTTAAATTGCAGAGAATGGAGAAG CTCCAAGACCTTGCTACTACAATGTTGGAGCTCTGGAACTTAATGGATACCCCTGTTGAAGAGCAACAGATGTTTCAGAATGTTACATGTAATATAGCCGCTTCAGAACATGAAGTAACTGAACCAAACACCTTGTCTGTGGAGTTCATCAATTTG GTTGAGGCGGAAGTAGCTAGGTTAGAAAAGTTGAAATCAAGCAAGATGAAAGAGCTTGTATTAAAGAAGAGAACAGAGCTGGAGGAGATTTGTCGAAAGACTCATTTGATTCCAGAAATAGACAATGCAGTGGAATATGCTGTTGAAGCCATAGAATCTG GTTCTGTGGACCCTGCTTGTGTGCTTGAACAAATTGAACTTCAGGTTGCCCAAGTCAAAGAAGAAGCTTTTAGCAGAAAAGAGATACTTGAAAGGGTTGAGAAATGGTTGGCAGCATGCGATGAAGAGTCTTGGCTTGAGGAGTACAACAGG GATGATAATCGATACAATGCTGGGAGAGGTGCTCATCTTACTCTCAAGCGAGCTGAGAAAGCTCGTGCCTTGGTCAACAAAATTCCAG CAATGGTGGATGGTCTGACTTCCAGAACTATTGCATGGGAGAAGGAAAAAGGCATTGAATTCACATATGATGGT ATTCGTCTACTTTCTATGCTTGAAGAATACACTATATTACGCCAAGAGAAAGAACAAGAACGCCGTAGGCAGCGG GATTTGAAGAAACTACAGGGACAAATGATAGCGGAACAGGAGGCACTATATGGGTCAAAACCAAGCCCTTCCAAGCCCCAGAGTGTAAAAAAGGGGTCTAGGATGTCAACAGGAGGAGCAACTAGTAGGAGAGTCTCGCTTGGGGGAGCAATGCTTCAAACTCCAAAGCCTGATTTAAAAGCTACTCGTGCCATGAGAAAGACTGACAAAGGGCACCAAATTGAGCATTTAAATTACCTGGATGATGGCATTTCAGGTTTATCAGCAG CTAGAAGAGGGCTGGATATTGCTGGCGTTCCTGTTAAAAAGCACTCATTTGGTGCTGGAACTCAAATCATAGAATCTCCTCTGACACGACAACCTTTTTCTCCTATCTCTTCTAACAATGTAGCTTCAAAAGCTAATGTGGCAAATGCTACAGATGAACATAAACCGGGTGAGAAGTTGCAGAGAACACTGTCGCTTAACAATGTACCATTCACTACTCCCTCCAAGACAGCTACTACTTTGGTAGATGAAGAGAATAGAACTCCAAAGACAATGCCTATTCCTTTCCCAGCTACACCATCCACAGTATCAATTCCAATGAGTATGGCTATGACTCCAGTTCCTTCATCaattataaagaatataaaCTTGAATTCAACTCTCACAAACACAGCAGTTCCTTATGGAAATGACTTGGTTCAAGAGATTGATTATTCCTTTGAGGAAAAAAGGCTCGCTTATATGATGTTAGCATGA